In one Saccharibacillus brassicae genomic region, the following are encoded:
- a CDS encoding DUF2262 domain-containing protein: MYIDSSFLQERMKRAYAGDRQAAEELAALEALHASAPDGSALLLLQSKHAIRQADGRVRILNKRPEPGAESRICADLYRCFEDGGSSWTHIPLPADFEPAEVRYAGPAGSAGAADAKQAEYASSGRFGLRSTDGRSVEASIIQMGRAFAGLDLVMDGVTEAEIEDAFYAMEEIALPPARREAADHPPIPWSGGRSPLAFDAERQAFAGELRRGNDVVGVELDTADPEEARHMRPMLEAAADRLKELDAAARRYAARQLLDLKNDVWTGEEEDGGEVRPLDEAGFAARLTLGSLTIGGDGRLTLWYDDGELFAGHTIRVECGADERFASAELLG, translated from the coding sequence ATGTATATCGATTCTTCGTTTCTGCAGGAGCGGATGAAGCGGGCTTACGCAGGCGACCGGCAGGCCGCGGAGGAACTCGCCGCGCTCGAAGCGCTGCACGCGTCTGCCCCGGACGGTTCGGCGTTGCTGCTGCTTCAGTCCAAGCACGCGATCCGTCAGGCGGACGGACGGGTGCGCATCTTGAACAAGCGGCCCGAACCGGGCGCGGAGTCCCGGATATGTGCCGATCTGTATCGCTGCTTCGAAGACGGCGGTTCGTCGTGGACGCATATTCCGCTGCCGGCGGATTTCGAGCCGGCTGAGGTTCGGTACGCAGGACCGGCAGGCTCGGCCGGAGCGGCGGATGCGAAGCAGGCGGAATATGCGTCGAGCGGCCGTTTTGGGCTGCGTTCGACGGACGGGCGCAGCGTCGAGGCGTCGATAATTCAGATGGGCCGGGCTTTCGCCGGACTGGACCTTGTGATGGACGGCGTCACGGAAGCCGAGATCGAAGACGCTTTTTACGCGATGGAGGAGATCGCGCTTCCGCCGGCCAGGCGCGAGGCAGCCGACCATCCGCCGATCCCGTGGAGCGGAGGGCGGAGCCCGCTTGCCTTCGACGCGGAGCGGCAGGCGTTCGCGGGCGAACTGCGCCGCGGGAACGACGTCGTCGGCGTGGAGCTGGACACGGCCGATCCCGAAGAGGCGCGGCATATGCGGCCGATGCTCGAAGCGGCGGCAGACCGCCTGAAAGAGCTGGATGCCGCCGCGCGAAGGTACGCCGCGAGGCAGCTGCTGGACCTCAAAAACGACGTCTGGACCGGCGAAGAAGAGGACGGCGGGGAGGTGCGGCCGCTGGACGAAGCCGGATTCGCCGCCCGGCTGACGCTTGGCTCGCTGACGATCGGCGGGGACGGACGCCTGACGCTGTGGTACGACGACGGCGAGCTGTTCGCGGGCCACACGATCCGCGTCGAATGCGGCGCCGACGAGCGATTTGCGTCCGCCGAACTGCTGGGCTGA